One genomic region from Chthonomonas calidirosea T49 encodes:
- the dut gene encoding dUTP diphosphatase gives MQPVIVRIQREPEAEGLPLPEYATPGAVGLDLYAALPENEEVIIRPGERRLISTGLRIAIPSGFEGQVRARSGLALNYGIGLVNAPGTIDADFRGVLKVLLINWGEMPFTVRRGERIAQLVISPVTKAVLEETPTLDATQRGDGGFGSTGICCRPGTVNTT, from the coding sequence GTGCAGCCTGTGATCGTACGTATCCAACGCGAGCCCGAGGCCGAAGGGCTGCCCTTGCCGGAATACGCTACGCCGGGAGCGGTGGGGCTGGATCTCTATGCGGCTCTACCGGAAAATGAGGAGGTTATCATCCGACCTGGTGAAAGAAGACTGATCTCCACAGGACTGCGAATAGCCATTCCCTCAGGGTTCGAGGGGCAGGTGCGAGCGCGGAGCGGTTTGGCACTCAACTATGGCATCGGGTTGGTGAACGCACCGGGAACGATAGATGCGGACTTTCGTGGCGTCTTGAAAGTGTTGCTGATCAACTGGGGAGAAATGCCCTTCACGGTGCGGCGCGGCGAGCGTATTGCACAACTGGTGATCTCTCCTGTAACGAAGGCTGTTTTGGAAGAGACGCCGACACTAGACGCCACGCAACGTGGCGATGGAGGGTTTGGCAGCACGGGAATTTGTTGTCGCCCGGGCACAGTAAATACCACGTAG
- a CDS encoding sensor histidine kinase: MLEPLLQELEIGVLLVDEKRRIRRDNAAARKMLGAPDAGLVGRTLLEATLSYDMLELLQLARNRLEPQEGEIRYREATGRILKVRVIPLYHSPTPNDETKTLFFLILLEDVTTLRHLETVRRDFVANVSHELHTPLTSIRAIAETLRDGALQDPDVADRFIGIILGEVERLTRILSDLLVLSRAESQPVQRVSFDLAEMIRDVVERFQKQAERHGVSLQCLLETSLPISADRDQMEQVLVNLIDNAIKYNREGGQVEVCARKTEMEIAVEVRDTGIGILSQDLPRIWERFYRADKARSRRTGGTGLGLSIVKHIIEAHGGQVGVQSEYGRGSTFSFRLPLLTTAEKS, encoded by the coding sequence TTGCTGGAGCCGCTTCTCCAAGAGCTAGAAATAGGGGTGCTTCTGGTAGACGAGAAGCGCCGAATTCGACGGGACAATGCTGCGGCGAGAAAGATGTTAGGCGCGCCCGATGCAGGTTTGGTCGGACGCACGTTGTTGGAAGCCACCCTTTCCTACGACATGCTTGAACTGCTGCAACTCGCCCGAAACCGCTTGGAACCTCAAGAGGGGGAGATACGTTACCGAGAGGCCACCGGCCGTATTCTCAAAGTCCGCGTGATCCCTCTCTACCACTCTCCCACACCGAATGATGAGACGAAAACCCTGTTCTTTCTGATACTTCTGGAAGATGTCACCACCCTGCGTCATCTGGAAACCGTACGGCGCGACTTTGTGGCCAACGTTTCACACGAACTGCATACTCCCCTTACCTCTATTCGCGCCATTGCCGAAACGCTACGGGATGGGGCGCTGCAAGACCCCGACGTCGCCGACCGGTTTATTGGGATCATTCTCGGCGAGGTGGAGCGGCTTACACGCATTCTTTCCGACCTGCTAGTGCTCTCGCGTGCCGAATCGCAGCCGGTGCAGCGCGTCTCCTTCGATCTGGCGGAGATGATTCGAGACGTTGTAGAGCGCTTTCAAAAACAGGCCGAGCGACACGGGGTCAGCTTACAATGCCTTCTGGAGACGTCTTTACCGATTTCCGCCGATCGCGACCAGATGGAGCAGGTGCTTGTGAACCTGATTGACAACGCCATTAAGTACAACCGGGAAGGAGGCCAGGTGGAGGTGTGCGCCAGAAAGACGGAGATGGAGATCGCGGTGGAGGTTCGCGACACCGGAATCGGCATTTTAAGCCAAGACCTACCGCGCATTTGGGAACGTTTTTATCGGGCCGATAAGGCGCGCTCAAGGCGCACCGGAGGAACTGGGTTAGGGCTTTCCATTGTGAAGCACATCATCGAGGCGCACGGCGGCCAAGTGGGAGTTCAAAGCGAATATGGAAGGGGCAGCACCTTTTCGTTTCGGCTGCCCCTGCTGACGACAGCGGAGAAGAGCTAG
- a CDS encoding tetratricopeptide repeat protein has protein sequence MDTPEERKTETPSEPDSSIPTQQEPTDTAKGGVLANIGEDPSIPPGEAGIRHLLVRANLHRLRKQYAEAVECCIAAIRRRPDCQAAHSMLGDIYRDQENWAEAVRWYRMAVEIRPSAVDEARLQRAEQELLRRQQALPYAIPSDPELRAGTMPLMGLPPQRWLLGLWLVSLGFLAGVLLMLIAMRTHSSPPISPSYYAAPKTSGGFGNGVASLPPTYTTSPYIPISAPSSLQSPAASQAPPTSSSAVSAAKNDRTSAASSSPLPPSLPSAPVKGTAPLSVQPTQLAHVPDEPQTTLPQTSAPSPDPSGLTNGFQLTGENNLGRGEVAVFLLAPASYATDTSSTAQATIIRNIYRAARFVFANSYYASATVFVQVPSPQAGAPLAIAQANLLRTDAMSMNPDNASLQDLTAHLQNFQYFGNGSPPPNASSSTSSGGT, from the coding sequence ATGGATACACCAGAGGAAAGAAAGACCGAGACCCCATCAGAGCCCGACTCAAGTATTCCGACCCAACAAGAGCCGACGGATACCGCTAAGGGAGGGGTTTTAGCGAACATCGGAGAGGATCCCTCCATTCCTCCGGGCGAAGCAGGGATACGCCACCTTTTAGTAAGAGCGAACCTCCATCGTTTGCGCAAGCAGTACGCTGAGGCCGTGGAGTGCTGCATTGCGGCCATTCGTCGCCGTCCCGACTGTCAGGCCGCTCACTCCATGCTTGGAGATATCTATCGTGATCAGGAAAATTGGGCTGAGGCCGTGCGCTGGTACCGTATGGCCGTGGAGATTCGCCCAAGCGCCGTAGATGAGGCGCGTCTCCAACGCGCTGAGCAGGAGTTACTTCGTCGCCAACAGGCTCTCCCATACGCCATCCCCTCCGATCCAGAGCTGCGAGCCGGCACCATGCCCCTCATGGGGTTGCCACCACAGCGTTGGCTTCTGGGACTTTGGTTGGTATCGTTAGGGTTTCTCGCCGGTGTGCTCCTCATGCTCATCGCGATGCGAACGCACTCTTCTCCTCCTATATCACCCTCCTATTACGCGGCGCCGAAAACCAGCGGTGGGTTCGGCAACGGGGTTGCCTCTCTGCCGCCCACTTACACCACAAGCCCCTATATTCCCATTTCCGCCCCATCCTCTCTGCAGAGCCCCGCGGCTTCTCAGGCGCCTCCGACAAGTAGCAGCGCGGTGTCGGCCGCCAAGAACGATCGAACATCCGCAGCCTCCTCCTCGCCTTTGCCGCCCAGTCTGCCTTCGGCACCGGTAAAGGGCACCGCTCCGTTGTCGGTGCAGCCTACCCAGCTAGCGCATGTGCCCGATGAACCTCAAACCACCCTGCCACAAACGTCCGCGCCCTCTCCAGACCCATCCGGTCTGACCAATGGCTTTCAGCTTACTGGCGAAAACAACCTGGGGAGGGGGGAGGTCGCCGTTTTTCTGTTAGCACCGGCAAGCTATGCAACCGATACAAGCTCTACCGCCCAGGCCACCATCATTCGCAATATCTATCGTGCAGCGCGCTTTGTGTTTGCAAACTCTTACTATGCTTCTGCCACTGTGTTTGTACAGGTTCCATCGCCGCAAGCAGGCGCCCCTTTAGCGATAGCGCAAGCCAACCTGCTTCGCACCGATGCGATGAGCATGAACCCAGACAACGCTTCCTTGCAAGACCTCACGGCGCATCTACAGAACTTTCAATATTTTGGCAACGGTTCTCCCCCACCGAATGCCTCCTCAAGCACCAGCTCTGGGGGAACCTAA
- a CDS encoding response regulator, protein MSEAARILVVDDEQPIAEAIAYNLKKEGFSVQTAADAETCLELVRTTPPSLVILDIMLPSISGFDVCRLLRRQGDIPIIMLTARTGEHDRVKGLELGADDYVTKPFNMRELIARVRSVLRRTAPSHDKDETIKIGNLFIDVGRHEARLGERPLNLAPKEFDLLRFLATHPGRVFTRQMLLDRVWGTEAFVDERTVDVHIRWLREKIEEDPSNPRRLITVRGVGYKFAE, encoded by the coding sequence ATGTCTGAAGCCGCTCGCATTCTTGTGGTGGACGATGAGCAGCCAATCGCGGAGGCAATAGCCTACAACCTAAAAAAAGAGGGGTTCTCTGTGCAGACGGCAGCCGATGCCGAGACCTGTCTTGAACTTGTGCGCACGACACCGCCCTCTCTGGTCATTCTCGACATTATGCTGCCCTCCATTAGTGGCTTCGACGTGTGTCGCCTGTTGCGTCGCCAGGGAGACATCCCCATTATTATGCTAACGGCTCGCACGGGGGAACACGACCGCGTGAAAGGGCTTGAACTCGGTGCCGACGATTATGTTACCAAGCCGTTCAACATGCGTGAGCTTATTGCGCGCGTGCGAAGCGTGCTGCGGCGTACCGCGCCCTCGCACGACAAAGATGAGACCATTAAGATAGGGAACCTCTTTATAGATGTTGGTCGGCATGAAGCTCGATTGGGTGAGAGGCCCTTAAACCTCGCTCCAAAAGAGTTCGACCTCCTGCGTTTTCTTGCTACCCATCCCGGCCGTGTATTTACACGCCAAATGCTTCTCGATCGCGTCTGGGGCACGGAGGCTTTTGTGGATGAACGCACGGTGGATGTGCATATCCGCTGGCTACGGGAGAAGATAGAAGAAGACCCCTCCAATCCGCGCCGACTTATTACGGTGAGGGGTGTGGGCTACAAGTTCGCCGAATAG
- a CDS encoding ATP-binding protein: MCNENEKIVGLRAEVERLRKELAEVREQLAAERQRRTELEQAKGSAPAPTEIAETPVVITEYEATLRRVVQRTAMIVQAEKCVIMVRDEETGDLVACKPAWGMTDEEVRRFRVPPDVGYSGEIYKTGKPAFLEDASASPRARLEQLHTYGVRNALSVPLILEKRDENNQIVDRVTVGVLHCFNKRFEDRFNEEDLRLLERLARNTAAVIANIQIYMQVVEEKQKLAHTIESLSAGILLISPDGRIAQMNAQARAIFQIPSHLDPIGKPYQEVIRNEQAIAILQRKMLELMNPSLPESDSTSIEERAQQNEITITDEDEDQYIYQVHAALVRESADKLIGTVFIFNDITDIRNIERMKTEFVSIVSHELRTPLTPMKGFIQMLIDGLEEGWLTKEEQREYYQIIQENVDRLSRMINDLLNVSRIERMGAAGIEMNWEITDLRKAAEVVVNTQKGRTDKHTLVIDFEPEHIEVETDPDKIQNILQNFVSNAIKYSEGGEVRIIARQEPPSEEFPQGSVRIGVKDQGIGLSEKEIKRIGEKFFRSDNKKVRAVGGTGIGLFLVKHLIARHGGYMWVESELGKGSTFWFRIPLRQPKQDEVAKAS; this comes from the coding sequence GCGCAGAACAGAGCTAGAGCAAGCCAAAGGTAGTGCCCCCGCCCCCACTGAGATCGCCGAAACCCCCGTGGTGATCACCGAATATGAGGCCACCCTGCGTCGGGTGGTACAGCGCACGGCCATGATCGTGCAGGCCGAAAAGTGCGTGATCATGGTACGAGATGAAGAGACAGGCGATCTGGTTGCCTGTAAGCCCGCCTGGGGCATGACCGATGAGGAGGTAAGGCGGTTTCGAGTGCCGCCCGACGTGGGCTATTCTGGTGAAATCTATAAGACAGGGAAGCCGGCCTTCTTGGAGGATGCATCGGCATCTCCGAGAGCGCGTCTCGAACAGCTTCATACCTATGGTGTTCGCAACGCCCTCTCGGTTCCTCTCATCCTTGAAAAACGCGATGAGAACAATCAGATTGTCGATCGGGTGACGGTTGGCGTCTTGCACTGCTTCAACAAGCGATTCGAAGACCGCTTTAACGAGGAGGATCTACGCCTCCTCGAACGCTTAGCCCGCAACACGGCGGCGGTTATCGCCAACATCCAGATCTATATGCAGGTGGTGGAAGAGAAGCAGAAGCTTGCTCATACCATTGAGAGCCTCTCCGCCGGTATCTTGCTGATCAGTCCTGACGGTCGCATTGCCCAGATGAATGCGCAGGCGCGCGCTATTTTCCAGATCCCCTCCCATCTCGACCCTATCGGTAAGCCTTATCAAGAGGTCATTCGAAACGAGCAGGCCATCGCCATTCTACAGCGCAAGATGCTGGAGTTGATGAATCCGTCGCTTCCCGAATCCGATTCAACCTCTATAGAGGAGCGCGCCCAGCAGAACGAGATCACCATTACCGATGAAGATGAGGATCAGTATATCTATCAGGTGCATGCCGCTTTGGTACGCGAGAGCGCCGATAAGCTGATCGGAACCGTCTTTATCTTTAACGACATCACGGATATCCGAAACATCGAGCGCATGAAAACCGAGTTTGTCTCCATTGTGTCGCATGAGCTGCGTACGCCTCTAACGCCTATGAAAGGCTTCATTCAGATGTTGATTGATGGCCTTGAGGAGGGATGGCTCACCAAAGAGGAGCAAAGGGAGTACTACCAGATCATTCAGGAGAACGTGGATAGGCTCAGCCGTATGATCAACGACCTGCTGAATGTGTCTCGCATCGAACGGATGGGCGCGGCCGGCATTGAGATGAACTGGGAGATCACCGACCTTCGGAAGGCTGCCGAGGTCGTCGTCAACACGCAAAAAGGCCGTACAGATAAACATACGTTGGTAATTGACTTTGAGCCAGAGCACATTGAGGTTGAAACCGACCCGGACAAGATTCAGAACATACTTCAAAACTTCGTCTCTAACGCCATCAAATATTCGGAGGGGGGTGAAGTGCGCATCATCGCGCGGCAAGAGCCGCCCTCTGAGGAGTTTCCTCAAGGCTCCGTGCGGATCGGCGTGAAAGACCAGGGCATTGGGCTTTCAGAGAAAGAGATCAAGCGAATCGGTGAGAAGTTCTTCCGCTCCGACAACAAAAAGGTGCGGGCGGTGGGGGGCACCGGTATCGGGCTGTTTTTGGTGAAGCATCTCATCGCCCGCCATGGTGGCTATATGTGGGTTGAGAGCGAGCTTGGCAAAGGGAGCACATTCTGGTTCCGCATTCCGCTGCGACAGCCGAAACAGGATGAAGTGGCCAAGGCGAGCTAG
- a CDS encoding right-handed parallel beta-helix repeat-containing protein yields MFGTTFWRFIGIALLVTGWIGGRNKETLFLPMPSLSNRRVLTVGPGQEFATLAAALAAAHDGDTLHVVAGTYINDFASIDAKVRIVGVGGKAHFICTKPIPNDKGIFIVNTDCTLENLEFSGAKGPSGNDAGIRWQGGNLTLEHCYFHDNQDGLLGQGGTLTIRNCEFAHNGAGDGFTHNLYVGNADSLVVQHSYFYAAVVGHNIKSRAQRTVITDSVIADGPDGTASFSVDLPNGGIARLQNNLIEKGPKAETGIIVAFGEEGHLKNPSSLIVQDNTILNDQTAHPPIAIRNASADPVQILENQFYGLTANEIASGPHVLKRNALLATSPYPATYWTLSLPSPWPVK; encoded by the coding sequence ATGTTCGGAACAACCTTTTGGCGTTTTATAGGAATTGCGCTCCTCGTAACCGGTTGGATAGGTGGCCGCAACAAGGAAACGCTTTTTTTGCCAATGCCATCCCTATCGAACCGTCGGGTGCTTACCGTGGGGCCAGGGCAGGAGTTTGCAACGCTGGCGGCGGCGCTTGCGGCCGCACACGATGGAGATACGCTTCATGTAGTGGCAGGCACCTACATCAACGATTTCGCCAGCATAGATGCCAAGGTTCGGATTGTGGGCGTTGGCGGGAAGGCGCACTTTATTTGCACGAAGCCTATTCCAAACGACAAGGGGATTTTCATCGTTAACACCGACTGCACCCTCGAAAACCTAGAGTTTTCTGGAGCGAAAGGCCCCAGCGGTAACGATGCCGGCATTCGTTGGCAGGGTGGCAATTTAACTCTCGAACACTGCTATTTTCATGATAATCAGGACGGCCTTCTGGGCCAGGGAGGCACGCTGACCATTCGGAACTGTGAGTTCGCACATAACGGTGCCGGCGACGGTTTTACACACAATCTCTACGTTGGCAATGCCGACAGTTTGGTGGTACAGCACAGCTATTTCTATGCGGCCGTTGTAGGGCACAACATCAAAAGCCGTGCCCAGCGCACCGTCATCACCGACTCCGTCATCGCCGATGGCCCTGATGGCACAGCCAGTTTCAGCGTTGACCTGCCCAACGGCGGCATCGCACGCCTTCAGAACAATCTGATCGAGAAAGGGCCGAAAGCGGAGACCGGCATCATCGTCGCTTTTGGCGAGGAAGGCCATCTCAAAAATCCATCCTCTCTTATAGTGCAGGACAACACTATTCTTAACGATCAAACGGCACATCCTCCGATAGCCATACGCAATGCTTCAGCCGATCCGGTACAGATTCTTGAAAACCAGTTTTATGGGCTGACCGCAAACGAGATAGCGTCCGGCCCCCATGTCTTAAAAAGAAACGCTTTGCTTGCTACAAGTCCCTATCCCGCCACCT